The following coding sequences lie in one Treponema socranskii subsp. buccale genomic window:
- the htpG gene encoding molecular chaperone HtpG — MATYQFQTEVNQLLKLIIHSMYSNKDIFLREIVSNASDALDKLKYLTVSDDAFKDVHFAPRIDISFEGGDEGKESVLTVQDSGIGMTDKDLTDNLGTIARSGTKAFFEKLNEAASKDSALIGQFGVGFYAAFMAAKKIDVYTRKAADPSGKIWHWSSDGTNSYDIEEVACDSEEAKKYGFDKSESCGSAVVMHLNDDSKEYASRWKIEELIKKYSDYIAFPIYLHYTQNKYDDKGNVTSSENKVDQVNSASALWKRSKSDLKESDYNEFYKTMSHDGDDPLMYVHTHAEGTQEYTTLFYVPKTAPFDMYQADYKSGIKLYVKRVFITDDDRELLPAYLRFVRGIIDSEDLPLNVSREILQQNRILETIKAQSVKKLLGEFKKLGDEADKARKSEKPTDAEKKAIEKWNTFVAQFNRPMMEGLYSDFANRAEIAEIVRFKTTYKPDVKDGASGTNAAGKDADAAKKDAGASGQNAALENNGDEWTSFADYVQRMKSGQKSIYYITGTDEKNLRSSPLLEAYTKKGFEVLIIASDIADIVIPALGKYKDFELKSVNRAGSDDELGVDKAEAEKKEKEFKPIVEKIKEALGDKVKEVKLSKRLSDSPSCIVVDENDPSFQMERMMKAMGQSGVDVKPILEVNGDHPIVQKLKDTDDKERIADISFVLLDQALLVGGEELKDPADFVRRMNNLLSK; from the coding sequence ATGGCAACGTATCAATTTCAAACCGAAGTAAATCAGCTTTTAAAACTCATCATCCATTCGATGTATTCGAATAAGGATATTTTCCTCAGGGAAATCGTTTCGAACGCATCGGATGCACTCGACAAACTCAAATACCTCACCGTATCCGACGACGCATTCAAAGACGTGCATTTTGCGCCGCGCATCGACATTTCGTTCGAAGGCGGGGACGAGGGCAAAGAAAGCGTGCTCACCGTACAGGATTCCGGCATCGGCATGACCGATAAAGATTTAACCGATAATCTCGGCACGATCGCGCGCAGCGGCACGAAAGCGTTTTTTGAAAAATTGAACGAAGCGGCGTCGAAAGATTCGGCGCTCATCGGGCAGTTCGGCGTCGGCTTTTATGCGGCATTTATGGCGGCAAAAAAAATCGACGTATACACACGCAAAGCGGCCGATCCGTCCGGAAAAATTTGGCACTGGTCGAGCGACGGCACGAACTCGTACGATATCGAAGAAGTCGCATGCGACAGCGAAGAAGCGAAAAAATACGGTTTCGATAAAAGCGAAAGCTGCGGTTCCGCCGTCGTCATGCATTTAAACGACGACAGCAAAGAGTACGCGAGCCGCTGGAAGATCGAAGAGCTTATTAAAAAATACAGCGATTATATCGCGTTTCCGATCTATCTTCACTATACGCAAAACAAATACGACGACAAGGGTAACGTTACGTCGAGCGAAAATAAAGTCGATCAGGTAAACAGCGCAAGCGCCCTGTGGAAACGATCGAAGAGCGATTTGAAAGAATCGGACTACAACGAATTCTACAAAACGATGAGTCACGACGGCGACGACCCGCTCATGTACGTCCATACGCACGCCGAAGGTACGCAGGAATATACGACGCTCTTTTACGTTCCGAAAACCGCACCCTTTGATATGTATCAAGCCGACTACAAAAGCGGCATAAAGCTCTACGTCAAGCGCGTGTTTATCACCGATGACGACCGCGAACTGCTTCCGGCATACCTCCGTTTCGTGCGCGGCATCATCGACAGCGAAGATTTGCCGCTCAATGTGAGCCGCGAAATCCTGCAGCAAAACCGCATCCTCGAAACGATCAAAGCGCAGTCGGTAAAAAAGCTGCTCGGCGAATTTAAAAAACTCGGAGACGAAGCCGATAAAGCGCGAAAAAGCGAAAAGCCGACCGACGCCGAAAAAAAGGCGATCGAAAAATGGAATACGTTTGTTGCACAGTTTAACCGTCCGATGATGGAAGGCCTGTACTCGGATTTTGCAAACCGCGCGGAAATTGCGGAAATCGTACGATTTAAAACGACGTACAAGCCGGATGTAAAAGACGGTGCAAGCGGTACAAATGCTGCAGGGAAAGATGCGGATGCCGCAAAAAAAGACGCGGGTGCTTCCGGTCAAAATGCGGCGCTCGAAAATAACGGCGACGAATGGACGAGTTTTGCAGACTACGTGCAGCGCATGAAAAGCGGTCAAAAATCGATTTACTATATCACCGGCACGGACGAAAAAAATCTGCGTTCGAGCCCGCTCCTCGAAGCGTATACGAAAAAGGGTTTTGAAGTTTTAATAATCGCAAGCGACATCGCGGATATCGTTATCCCCGCGCTCGGAAAATACAAAGACTTTGAATTGAAATCGGTAAACAGAGCCGGCAGCGACGACGAACTCGGCGTCGATAAAGCCGAAGCCGAAAAAAAAGAAAAAGAATTTAAACCGATCGTCGAAAAAATTAAAGAAGCGCTCGGCGACAAAGTCAAAGAAGTAAAACTCAGCAAGCGCCTTTCGGACAGTCCTTCGTGTATCGTCGTCGACGAAAATGATCCGTCCTTCCAAATGGAACGCATGATGAAAGCGATGGGGCAATCCGGCGTCGACGTAAAGCCTATCCTCGAAGTGAACGGCGATCACCCGATTGTGCAAAAACTCAAAGACACCGACGACAAAGAACGCATCGCCGATATTTCTTTCGTGCTGCTCGACCAGGCGCTGCTCGTGGGCGGTGAAGAGCTGAAAGATCCTGCCGATTTCGTAAGGCGCATGAACAATCTTTTGAGCAAGTAG